The following coding sequences lie in one Caldisericum sp. genomic window:
- the nadE gene encoding NAD(+) synthase has product MSIKNYLKLKDPEYVSEKIANFVREYVEKRNANGVIFGLSGGVDSALVAFLLRKALPKEKILALFMGERDTHPESLKHARLVANELQIELREVNITGILRKIGVYALEPQTLIFPRSFQERYARNKYLRNQDENETAFLKSLKGGSGNIEIMKGNAFLHTKHRVRAVLLYFYGEQMNYIVAGCCNKTEKLTGYFVKYGDSASDIDPIADLYKTQVRELAGYLGVPKEIIDKPPSPDLAPGITDEFALQMPYDKIDVILYALE; this is encoded by the coding sequence ATGAGCATTAAGAATTACCTCAAATTGAAAGATCCCGAATATGTTTCTGAGAAAATAGCAAATTTTGTAAGAGAATATGTTGAGAAGCGTAATGCAAATGGCGTAATTTTTGGATTAAGCGGGGGCGTTGATTCTGCACTTGTTGCATTTTTGTTGAGGAAGGCACTTCCTAAGGAGAAAATCCTTGCGCTTTTTATGGGTGAAAGGGACACACATCCCGAAAGTTTGAAACATGCACGCCTTGTTGCAAACGAACTTCAAATCGAACTTAGAGAGGTAAATATCACAGGAATCTTAAGAAAGATTGGCGTTTACGCTCTTGAACCTCAAACTCTCATTTTCCCAAGGAGTTTTCAGGAGCGTTATGCAAGAAATAAGTATTTAAGAAACCAGGATGAAAACGAGACTGCGTTTTTAAAGTCACTTAAGGGTGGAAGTGGCAACATCGAGATAATGAAGGGAAATGCATTTTTGCATACAAAACACAGGGTAAGGGCAGTCCTTTTGTACTTCTATGGCGAACAGATGAACTATATTGTTGCTGGATGCTGTAATAAAACTGAAAAACTTACAGGCTATTTTGTCAAGTATGGCGATTCTGCATCTGATATTGATCCCATTGCAGATTTGTACAAGACGCAGGTTAGGGAACTTGCAGGGTACTTGGGTGTGCCAAAGGAGATTATTGACAAGCCTCCATCACCTGACCTTGCACCAGGCATAACTGACGAATTTGCACTTCAGATGCCTTATGACAAGATTGATGTGATACTATATGCACTTGAA
- a CDS encoding cation transporter, producing the protein MEERTRIGLKSVRIAMAVNTFLAILKVVLGIVANSIALIGDGLDTTVDVVKNIIVYKGTEIAARPPDSEHPYGHGRAETISSSIIGVSVVLAGAFVMYEAIARFGKTEAQDLLMMIGASVSIIGKIFLSVYMSIVGKRTSNQALIANAKDYFGDILSSVSVLLGGILISITHKSYFDSIASFIVALIIIYMGYDILKPAVSEIMEETDENVAKEVEKIINEFDNICNPHQIRVRKLGSYYVVDLHLEFPKNMTVEEAHSIATKIEKRVKENVENLTEVIIHIEPCGEG; encoded by the coding sequence ATGGAAGAGCGCACAAGAATTGGTTTAAAGTCAGTCCGTATAGCAATGGCTGTGAATACATTCCTTGCTATCTTGAAAGTGGTGCTTGGCATCGTTGCAAATTCTATTGCTCTTATTGGCGATGGACTCGACACAACCGTAGATGTCGTTAAAAACATAATCGTATATAAAGGGACTGAAATTGCAGCAAGACCTCCTGATAGTGAACATCCCTATGGGCACGGCAGAGCTGAGACAATCTCCTCAAGCATTATTGGGGTTTCTGTTGTTCTTGCAGGAGCCTTTGTTATGTACGAAGCAATCGCAAGATTTGGCAAAACCGAAGCCCAGGACTTACTAATGATGATTGGTGCTTCAGTAAGTATCATAGGTAAAATATTTCTTTCGGTATATATGTCTATTGTTGGAAAAAGGACCTCAAACCAGGCGCTTATTGCAAATGCCAAGGATTATTTTGGGGATATCCTCTCATCGGTTTCGGTTCTCCTTGGAGGAATTCTCATAAGTATAACCCACAAAAGTTACTTTGATAGCATTGCATCATTTATTGTTGCCTTGATTATTATCTATATGGGGTACGATATTTTGAAGCCTGCAGTATCGGAAATAATGGAAGAAACCGATGAAAATGTTGCAAAAGAAGTTGAGAAAATAATAAATGAGTTTGATAATATTTGTAATCCACACCAAATTCGTGTTAGGAAACTTGGCTCTTATTATGTTGTTGACTTACACCTTGAATTCCCAAAGAATATGACTGTAGAAGAGGCTCATTCTATTGCAACCAAAATTGAGAAGCGCGTAAAAGAGAATGTCGAGAACTTAACAGAAGTTATTATCCACATTGAACCCTGCGGAGAAGGATAG